In one window of Lacticaseibacillus casei DSM 20011 = JCM 1134 = ATCC 393 DNA:
- a CDS encoding response regulator transcription factor, translating into MITLYLAEDQSMLNSALTQLLDLEEDLHVLGSAGDGAKAWEDIQQLKPDVAILDIEMPKLTGLDVADKIHESDLPMKVIILTTFAQKAYFERAVAAKVNGYLLKDNPSDDLIAVIRKVMTGQTIYAPELVTNMVTAESNPLTDRELAVLAEVASGLSSKQIAASLFLSEGTVRNYLSAIFSKLGVHNRIEAVEMAKRNKWLA; encoded by the coding sequence TTGATTACGTTATATCTCGCTGAAGATCAAAGCATGTTAAACTCGGCACTCACCCAGCTATTGGACTTAGAAGAGGATTTGCATGTGCTGGGAAGTGCTGGAGATGGTGCAAAGGCATGGGAAGACATCCAGCAACTCAAGCCTGATGTTGCCATTTTGGACATTGAGATGCCAAAACTAACCGGCCTTGATGTCGCCGATAAAATTCATGAAAGTGACTTGCCAATGAAAGTCATTATTTTGACCACCTTTGCGCAAAAGGCCTATTTCGAGCGCGCCGTTGCGGCTAAAGTGAATGGTTATCTTTTAAAGGATAACCCGAGCGACGACTTAATCGCCGTAATTCGTAAAGTGATGACTGGGCAAACAATTTACGCGCCAGAGTTGGTGACAAATATGGTCACGGCTGAAAGCAATCCTCTCACTGACCGCGAACTGGCAGTTTTGGCGGAGGTTGCTAGTGGGTTGTCATCTAAACAAATCGCTGCGTCCTTGTTTTTATCTGAAGGGACGGTGCGTAATTATCTATCGGCCATTTTTAGCAAGCTTGGGGTGCATAATCGGATTGAGGCGGTGGAGATGGCGAAGCGGAATAAGTGGTTGGCTTAG
- a CDS encoding ABC transporter permease: MKTFLAQVAFDGKRLVLRNFSFIFLALLMPAGFYLLYTKAMISGSAVAIKQFNISYMDQMIVFSILLEALFSIASILKRDRDKGFTTFLRLSPKGMVPYYVSITFWMLMMSLLSVIVLGGIAIGVNNVSLDAGQWLGFLGIILIGQLPILMIGIALSHIRREEMLSLASNLLTFPMAIISGLWWPISLLPKWLQTIGKETPTYFVNNLLNQVTSRATVDLTNLVGIAVWFVLGSLLVVVKTKHEQQKGVALGEA, from the coding sequence ATGAAAACATTCTTAGCTCAAGTGGCCTTTGACGGCAAGCGCCTGGTGCTCCGCAACTTTTCGTTTATTTTCCTTGCGCTCTTGATGCCAGCAGGATTCTATCTACTTTATACCAAAGCCATGATCAGTGGCTCTGCTGTGGCAATCAAACAATTTAACATTAGTTATATGGATCAAATGATTGTTTTTAGTATTCTCCTCGAAGCACTCTTCAGCATTGCGTCCATCTTGAAACGCGATCGCGACAAAGGATTCACGACATTTTTAAGATTATCGCCAAAAGGCATGGTTCCCTATTACGTCTCAATCACTTTCTGGATGCTGATGATGAGCCTTCTTTCGGTGATTGTCTTAGGCGGCATTGCGATTGGCGTTAACAATGTCAGCCTTGATGCTGGTCAGTGGTTAGGCTTCCTTGGCATTATTTTAATCGGTCAATTACCTATCCTGATGATTGGCATTGCGTTGTCCCATATCCGGCGCGAAGAAATGCTCAGCTTGGCCAGTAATTTACTCACTTTTCCCATGGCCATTATCAGCGGCTTATGGTGGCCCATCAGCCTGCTACCGAAGTGGTTACAAACCATCGGCAAGGAGACGCCGACTTACTTCGTGAATAATCTCTTAAATCAGGTGACCTCACGTGCTACAGTAGACTTAACAAATCTAGTTGGGATTGCCGTCTGGTTTGTGCTCGGGAGTTTGCTAGTGGTTGTCAAGACAAAACATGAGCAACAGAAGGGCGTGGCTTTGGGTGAAGCATAA